The Pseudochaenichthys georgianus chromosome 24, fPseGeo1.2, whole genome shotgun sequence genome includes a region encoding these proteins:
- the mia3 gene encoding transport and Golgi organization protein 1 homolog isoform X2: MAAKHFYRQGFLLLLFNFIATAALEKRFSDLKRCADEECSMLLIRGKALKDFTGPDCRFLTFKKSETIYVYYKLSGERPGIWAGSVGSNFGYFPDNLITVNHVYTRKEFELPAEETDFVCFDTGFDKFDSYDVDFLLDSLPEDNDGENKGTSDQIVLAEDVQEETQPSDEEETESENQTENPDDSEDLDVVPDDESASLLEPDVATESPSTEEEDEEEEEEESETETEVTPDAPESPAEHTEVKKERAFKSVLEKVVFRRSEAKDKAIKHEEKSLPKQDIVTENEPVTISEGMQIPKLKTTFGSTFDAVASDDEITRSVTPYEEEEGEFVENPPEDDIDVKEEIPLLSFSEENVNTPASDSLKKQAIPPTTQEVKPDAAEQKNMWTSIGEAVFSAVTGGERTAADLTSEEDDEDEDEVEDTPPTPLDAAEKAVEEEPVSVESQQEPENIETDLVDDDDDDDDEGEVIGPEDAPEETLKPTDEPIHHQVETISVDPESEDETAAIPDDTQNSDNETSEEPIEHKGEEEVDDDDEDFIHEADDDVENNMDEKATVTDHKLPEIETHQHTFTEEMQSNNSDVKDDEKTVDDTRPHDIQLMTDSNSNDGEPEIQEEDLTDELNDEKDIEKAEQKQELLEDENALSFSKSDTSDEASPEAALPTVSTPEPQYSDSVMRLTLLRYHFSEEKMERFQKLLGLSHLFRVEAMFSDLDTEMQVSRLSHTGTAQDIESVLEGILEASENSILDEIEKMLDGQQARRNYVEHTDKSSTDEETEILDDFQELAFALRQKYSTVSDSTPLASSDNDKDEHILKVKDDQPVIVEEDSVVSVPEAKSEDNLTVTDQEEKPAVSEDEPAVLKEVHRGPELSVEEDGGHFKKNKDNQLSFSASDELPKVPQATLENPLDLGLGVEGEHSPSGSLDPMEPVPEIPKEDEGVGLFSTGIVYMGCILSITKNAIAEWAIEVISLLPEEWKPGETFFGCPWQAVIITALVGVVTFTLFFWRTVLAVKKREYLVDEKKLTEQMLAFKKEKNEAIAHMADLQKQTEHLKESQKQSKETVSSTMKKMQNLQSKVLESETRNELIFEEKKKYAKLLENERSNSLQNSTRIEKLEKSNEKIQLSRKKAQEALAKTTVLLDEAKIREDARNVQRKCLEKDYTALKEENKTLKTTIKSWEEKHKELNEKIKVYQKSQKELEDSVVLKDHNVEVLSDLLADLDACDSQKGSSSDKKTAITNRIKQMMDVSRVQTTLTVVEEERDRFMTKLLTEEKTRKSLEEQHQELEHSIATLKSDKSHVENQFKILQQKNEIMVEMYQQKENALQQRLTKEELERRSKESQLTEVGGKAVEAEEQVKILRHRINEMEEQMKKTEEVYKEQVKEQENKTHSNWVNARNAERALNQEKLESSKLREKLGVLTSQLNERRAPLFRPNSGQHAGPRQGDSYGPSPVSGGAPSPPIMIEGPRRPPSAPVGRRVDPYGPRPPSDPHGRYAENKHIPGMDMMGPRSSSPTNMDVSGPGSFLASPIRDSPGPLVPGGPHDPLLPPGPHGRLPPPGPYRGPRPGPYHLPPGPHGPLPPNVPPHLHGPPLPANGHPGIPMGGEYGPRPANGHAFPPRPGPGHMMDPRGPLPPHFRPLPPHHYGPMPPGVRGPMGPRPPFPPDMRYPGPRDHPGPPMNLPPGPPHPAHGDAYGPPHPDALHNSHSGPRQAAPQDSRPPTVKP; this comes from the exons atggcagcaaaacACTTTTACCGACAGGGATttttattacttttatttaattttattgCAACTGCGGCCTTGGAGAAGAGGTTCTCCGACCTGAAAAGATGCGCCGATGAGGAGTGCAGCA TGCTCCTGATTCGGGGAAAAGCTCTGAAAGATTTCACGGGCCCAGACTGTCGGTTCCTGACGTTCAAGAAATCAGAAACAATCTATGTTTACTACAAACTGTCGGGTGAAAGGCCCGGTATATGGGCTGGAAGT GTTGGAAGTAACTTTGGTTATTTCCCAGACAACCTTATTACAGTTAACCACGTTTACACTAGGAAAGAATTTGAACTTCCAGCAGAG gaAACGGATTTTGTCTGTTTTGACACCGGATTTGATAAGTTTGACAGTTACGATGTAGATTTCCTGTTGGACTCTTTACCGGAGGATAATGACGGTGAAAATAAGGGAACATCTGACCAAATCGTACTAGCAGAGGACGTGCAGGAAGAAACACAGCCATCAGACGAGGAGGAAACTGAGAGTGAAAACCAAACTGAGAATCCTGATGACTCTGAGGATCTTGATGTAGTCCCAGATGATGAAAGTGCCTCCTTACTTGAACCTGACGTGGCAACTGAATCACCTTctacagaagaagaagacgaagaagaagaagaagaagagtctgAAACTGAAACTGAAGTTACTCCCGATGCTCCTGAAAGCCCAGCAGAACACACAGAAGTGAAGAAAGAACGTGCATTCAAGTCAGTTCTTGAAAAGGTCGTGTTTAGAAGGAGTGAAGCCAAAGATAAAGCCATCAAACATGAAGAGAAATCTTTGCCCAAACAAGATATTGTTACAGAAAACGAACCAGTCACGATTTCTGAAGGAATGCAAATCCCCAAGTTAAAAACTACCTTCGGATCAACTTTCGATGCTGTTGCCTCTGATGACGAAATCACCCGGAGTGTAACCCCGTATGAAGAGGAAGAGGGTGAATTTGTTGAGAATCCTCCCgaagatgacattgatgtgaaAGAAGAAATTCCATTGCTGTCTTTCTCTGAAGAAAACGTAAACACACCAGCATCGGATTCCCTCAAAAAGCAGGCAATTCCTCCAACTACACAGGAAGTGAAACCGGACGCTGCAGAGCAGAAGAACATGTGGACATCTATCGGGGAGGCCGTTTTTTCAGCCGTCACCGGTGGAGAGAGGACAGCAGCAGATTTAACCTCGGAAGAAGAcgatgaggatgaggatgaggtAGAAGACACTCCTCCAACACCCCTTGATGCAGCCGAAAAAGCTGTAGAAGAAGAACCGGTATCTGTAGAATCACAACAAGAGCCAGAGAACATCGAAACAGACTTggtggatgatgatgatgatgatgacgatgagGGAGAAGTGATCGGACCTGaggacgctccggaggaaacttTAAAACCAACTGATGAGCCGATTCACCATCAAGTAGAAACAATATCCGTAGATCCGGAATCAGAAGATGAAACCGCTGCCATTCCTGATGATACCCAAAACTCTGATAATGAAACATCAGAGGAACCCATTGAGCACAAAGGGGAGGAAGAggtcgatgatgatgatgaggactTTATACATGAGGCTGATGATGATGTAGAAAATAATATGGATGAAAAGGCAACTGTGACGGATCATAAATTACCTGAAATCGAAACACATCAACACACGTTCACAGAGGAGATGCAATCAAATAATTCAGATGTAAAAGATGATGAAAAGACGGTAGATGACACTCGACCTCATGACATACAGTTAATGACTGATTCAAACAGTAATGACGGTGAACCGGAGATTCAAGAGGAAGATCTTACAGATGAGTTGAATGATGAAAAAGATATAGAGAAAGCGGAGCAGAAACAAGAACTGCTTGAAGATGAAAATGCTCTTTCCTTCTCAAAATCAGATACCTCTGACGAAGCCTCACCTGAAGCTGCTCTGCCCACAGTGTCAACTCCAGAGCCGCAATACAGCGACAGCGTCATGAGACTGACTCTGCTCAGATACCATTTCTCAGAAGAGAAAATGGAGCGGTTCCAAAAGCTGCTCGGCCTCAGTCATCTCTTCAGAGTGGAGGCCATGTTCTCTGACTTGGACACGGAGATGCAGGTCAGTCGTCTCTCACACACAGGCACCGCACAAGATATTGAAAGTGTCCTCGAGGGCATCCTGGAAGCCTCGGAGAACTCCATCCTGGACGAGATTGAGAAGATGCTGGATGGCCAACAAGCAAGACGCAACTATGTCGAACATACGGACAAAAGTAGTACCGACGAGGAAACTGAAATCCTGGATGACTTCCAGGAGCTCGCATTCGCCCTACGACAGAAGTATTCAACAGTCAGTGACAGCACGCCTCTGGCTTCATCAGATAATGATAAAG ATGAGCACATATTAAAGGTAAAAGATGACCAACCTGTCATTGTTGAAGAAGACAGCGTTGTCAGCGTCCCTGAGGCCAAGAGTGAGGACAACCTCACAGTCACAGATCAGGAGGAAAAGCCAGCTGTGAGTGAAGACGAGCCAGCGGTTCTGAAAGAGGTGCACCGTGGACCGGAGCTCAGTGTGGAGGAGGATGGCGGACACTTTaagaaaaacaaagacaatCAGCTGAGCTTCAGTGCATCAGACGAGCTGCCTAAAGTTCCTCAAGCCACTCTGGAAAATCCCTTAGACCTGGGCCTCGGTGTCGAGGGGGAGCACTCGCCCTCAG GATCTTTGGACCCCATGGAACCAGTGCCTGAAATTCCCAAAGAAGATGAAGGAGTGGGATTATTCTCCACTGGGATCGTTTACATGGGCTGCATCCTTTCTATAACGAAGAATGCAATTGCAGAGTGGGCTATTGAG GTGATTTCATTACTGCCAGAAGAGTGGAAGCCAGGGGAAACCTTTTTCGGTTGTCCTTGGCAAGCTGTCATCATCACTGCTTTGGTTGGAGTAGTGACCTTCACCCTCTTCTTCTGGAGGACCGTGTTGGCA GTGAAGAAGAGAGAATACCTCG TGGATGAAAAGAAGCTGACGGAGCAAATGTTGGCGTTCAAAAAGGAGAAGAATGAGGCCATCGCCCATATGGCTGATCTTCAGAAACAG ACTGAACACCTGAAAGAAAGTCAAAAACAGTCGAAGGAAACCGTTAGTTCTACAATGAAAAAGATGCAAAACCTACAG AGTAAAGTTTTGGAGTCAGAAACACGGAACGAACTGATTTTTGAAGAAAAGAAGAAATATGCAAAACTACTGGAAAACGAGAGGTCAAACTCTCTGCAAAACAGCACCAGG ATCGAGAAATTGGAGAAGTCAAACGAGAAGATACAGCTCAGCAGGAAAAAGGCTCAGGAAGCTCTCGCTAAG ACTACCGTTCTCCTGGACGAGGCCAAAATCCGTGAAGATGCCCGGAACGTTCAGCGCAAATGTCTCGAGAAAGATTACACGGCactaaaagaagaaaataaaacc CTGAAGACAACCATTAAGAGctgggaggagaaacacaaggagctGAACGAGAAGATTAAAGTCTACCAGAAGTCTCAGAAAGAGCTGGAGGACTCAGTGGTCCTTAAGGATCACAACGTGGAG GTGCTGTCCGATCTTCTGGCGGACCTGGACGCTTGTGATTCACAAAAAG GGTCTTCCTCAGACAAGAAGACCGCCATAACCAACAGGATCAAACAGATGATGGATGTTTCCCGG GTCCAGACCACTCTCACTGTAGTCGAAGAAGAGCGAGATCGTTTCATGACCAAACTACTGACTGAAGAAAAGACGAGAAAGTCTCTGGAAG AACAACACCAGGAGCTGGAGCATTCAATTGCAACCCTCAAAAGCGATAAGAGCCATGTAGAAAACCAGTTCAAGATCCTCCAGCAGAAAAACGAAATCATGGTTGAGATGTATCAGCAGAAGGAAAACGCTTTGCAGCA GAGACTAACGAAGGAAGAGTTGGAGCGACGCAGCAAAGAGAGTCAGCTGACCGAGGTGGGGGGGAAAGCTGTGGAGGCGGAGGAGCAGGTGAAAATCTTACGGCACCGCATCAATGAGATGGAGGAGCAGATGAAGAAGACGGAGGAGGTCTACAAGGAGCAG GTTAAAGAACAGGAAAACAAAACTCACTCAAACTGG GTAAATGCTCGTAATGCAGAGCGAGCTCTCAATCAAGAGAAGCTCGAATCATCAAAGCTCCGGGAAAA ACTGGGAGTTCTCACCTCTCAGCTGAACGAGCGCCGCGCTCCTCTCTTCAGACCAAACTCCGGACAGCATGCCGGCcctcgccaag GTGATTCTTACGGGCCCTCTCCTGTGAGTGGGGGTGCACCCTCCCCTCCTATAATGATAGAGGGTCCCAGGCGCCCTCCTTCTGCCCCAGTGGGGCGAAGAGTTGACCCGTATG GTCCACGGCCTCCCTCAGACCCACACGGCCGCTACGCTGAAAACAAACACATCCCGGGGATGG ACATGATGGGCCCCCGCAGCTCATCACCCACCAACATGGATGTGTCG GGACCTGGATCCTTCCTTGCGTCTCCGATCAGAGACTCTCCAGGGCCCCTGGTCCCAGGCGGCCCCCATGACCCGCTCCTCCCTCCAGGACCCCACGGCCGCCTGCCTCCTCCCGGCCCGTACAGAGGCCCCCGGCCCGGGCCCTACCACCTCCCTCCAGGTCCTCACGGGCCTCTTCCTCCCAATGTCCCGCCTCACCTTCACGGGCCTCCACTCCCAGCCAATGGGCACCCAGGTATACCAATGGGAGGAGAGTATGGACCTCGACCCGCCAACGGACATGCGTTCCCCCCGCGGCCGGGCCCCGGACACATGATGGATCCTCGGGGCCCCCTACCGCCACACTTCCGTCCCCTTCCACCTCATCACTACGGGCCGATGCCCCCTG GTGTCCGTGGACCAATGGGACCTCGTCCGCCCTTCCCTCCAGATATGCGCTACCCAGGACCTCGGGACCACCCCGGCCCCCCCATGAACCTGCCCCCCGGTCCCCCCCACCCTGCACACGGTGATGCGTACGGCCCCCCCCACCCCGACGCCCTCCATAACTCGCACAGCGGCCCCCGACAGGCGGCCCCTCAGGACTCCAGACCGCCCACGGTCAAGCCTTAA